The Clostridia bacterium DNA window CGCGGCATTCGTACGTTCGAGACCTATACGCGCAACACGTTGGATTTGTCGGCCATTCCCCTCTTGCGCGAGTTGACGCACCTTCCCGTTATCGTGGATCCGTCGCACGCGGCGGGCATCGCCCGTCTTGTGCGGCCCTTGTCCTACGCGGCGGTGGGCGTGGGCGCGGACGGCCTGATGATAGAGGTGCACAACAATCCCCAAAAGGCGTTGTGCGACGGCGCGCAGTCCATCAAACCCGACGAATTTGCGGATATCGTCCGCAACGTCAATACCATGCTCCCCATGGTGGGCAAGAAGCAGGTACTATCATGAATATCGGCATTATAGGATTGGGTCTTATGGGCGGCTCGTTTGGTCGCACCTTGGTCAAAAGAACGCCGCACACGGTGTACGGGTGGGACGTAAATCCCGCCGTTATGCAAAAGGCCGAATTGCTGCGGGCCTATCACGAGCCGTTGACCGAAAACAACGCGCGTACCTTGGATATGCTGGTCGTTTCCATCTATCCTCGCGACTTCGCCTCGGCAGTCGCCTCGTACCTGCCGTTGCTCCCAAAAGGGTGCTACGTCACCGACTTTTGCGGTACCAAGCGCACGGTCGTGGCGGCCATGCGGGGCTTCGCCGAGACCTATCCTGACCTCGTGTTCGTGGGCGGTCACCCTATGGCGGGGCGGGAGTTTTCGGGCGTCGAGCACGCCACGTACACTTTGTTTGACCGCGCCAGTATGCTCCTCGTGCCCGTCAACGCCGACATATACGCCTTGGACTCACTCAAGAAGTTCTATTTGTCCGTGGGCTTCGGCGCGGTACACGTCACCGATTGGCAATACCACGACAAAATGATCGCCTTCACTTCGCAGCTTTGCCATATCGTCAGCAATGCCTATATCAAAAACGAGGCCGCCGAATCGCACGACGGGTTTTCGGCGGGCAGTTACCGCGACCTCACGCGGGTGGCGCGGCTCAATCCCACGATGTGGAGCCAGTTGATGATGGAGAATAGAGAGGAACTGTCGGCGGAACTCGGCGAACTCATCGCCAACCTTTCCGCTTACAAAGTCGCCTTGGACGAGGGCGACCGAGATAGACTGTACGCCCTATTGGACGAGGGCAACCGCCGCAAATTGGCGATAGACGCAAGGAGCACCAAAAATGGATAGTGTCAAGGGTGGATTCGATATAGCGGTATGCACCGACAGCCGGTACGTCGTGCGCGTTCGGGAAGATATGGCGGATTTCGCCGCCACGGCGGCGCTTGCCGCGGGGCGAAACGTGGCCGTCGTTTCGGACGACGTGGTGGACGCGCTCTACGGCGACGCGGTCGCCGCGCAATTCGTCGGCAAAAGCGTTCTTCGCGTGGTCGTTCCGCACGGCGAGGCGCACAAAGCGCCCGCCGAGTACGTTTCCATTCTCAACCGTTTGGCCGAGGCGGGCTTCACCCGCGAGGACACCGTGGTCGCCTTAGGCGGCGGCGTCGTAGGCGATCTTGCCGGTTTCGCGGCGGCCACCTATATGCGCGGCGTGCGCCTTATCGCGGTGCCCACTTCGCTTCTTGCCATGGTGGACAGTTCGGTCGGCGGCAAGACGGCCATCAATATAGATTACGGCAAAAACCTCTGCGGTGCGTTCTACCAACCCGCCGAGGTGTATATCAACACGGGGTTTCTCAGCACCTTGCCCCCGCGCGAAATGCTGTGCGGGTGGGGGGAAATCATCAAATACGCCTTCATCGACCACACCATCGGCATGACCGATTTAGAAGGGGACGTTACCCCGCTACTTATAGCCAAATGCGTGCAATGCAAGGCCGACGTCGTGTCGGCGGACGAGCGCGAGGGGGGCTTGCGCAAGGTGCTCAATCTGGGGCACACCGTGGGCCACGCCATCGAGCGATTGTCCGAATTTTCCCTTTCGCACGGCGAATGCGTGGTCAAGGGCATGGCCGCCGTTTTGGCGATGTCCCGCCTCTACTACGGCCTGTCCGACGAGACCTACCGTCGCGCTTTGGCCGTTTTGTCCGTCAAGGGACACGACCTTTCCAACCCCTACGCGCCCATGGAGATCATCGCGCAACTTGTCAACGACAAAAAGAGCGGAGAGAAAGGGGTGGATATGGTATTGATAGATAATGATTTGTGCGCGCGTATCGTGCGCCTTACCTATGCGGATATAGGGAGTTTGTTGCTATGAGCGTCATCGTCCGGCCGCATTCTCTTAGGGGCACGGTCCAAGCGCCCCCGTCCAAGTCCTACGCGCACCGCTACCTCATCGCGGCCTATCTTTCGGGGCGGCCCTGCACCATTGTCGGCGCGGGCGATTCTCGGGATATACGGGCTACGTTGGGCGCGTTGGGTGCGTTGGGACTTCGTTATCGACGCGAGGGCGACGACGTCGCGGTGTTGGGCGTAGAGCACCCCAATAAGGCCACCGTCTATTGTCACGAGAGCGGCAGTACCTTGCGGTTTTTGTTGCCCGTGGCGGCGGCTTTGGGCATTCCTTCCGCGTTTACGGCGGCGGCGGGGTTGACGGCCCGTCCCGTAGAGGGGTTGGTGACCGCATTGAACGCGCACGGCGCGGCGATAGACGGGCTTCGCGTGAGCGGTCGCCTTACGGCGGGCGAGTACGTCGTAGACGGCACGGTCAGTTCACAGTATATTACGGGGCTTTTGTTCGCGTTGCCCCTGTTGGACTGGGACAGCCGCGTGGTGGTGTCGGGCGGCATGGTCAGCAAGGCATACGTGGACGTCACGTTGGACGTGTTGAGCGTAGCCGGCGTTTCGGTGGAAAAGACTGCGTACGGGTTCTCCGTTCGCGGCCGTCAGACCTACCGTTTGCCCGATGCGGTCAACGTGGAAGGCGATTGGTCCGCGGCCGCTTTTATGCTGGCGGCGGGCGCGTTGGGCGGTCCCGTCACCGTCGCCAATCTCGATCCGCGCAGTTTACAGGGGGACGCGGCCATCCTGTCCGTGTTGGACAGGTTGGGTGCGCACGTTCGCGTGTCCGATCGCGCCGTCACCGTTTCGCGCGGGGCGTTACGCGCTTTCTCTGTGGACGTGGACGAGATTCCCGATCTTGCGCAGATCATTGCCGTCCTCGCGGCGTATGCCGAGGGGGACAGCATTCTGTCGGGCGTGGAGAGACTGCGCCTCAAAGAGAGCGACCGCTTGGCGGCCATTACGGATATGTTTGCGGCCTCGGGCGTTCGATGCAGGCTTGTCGGGCGCACGCTCGTTGTCACGGGCGGCACGCCCGCAGGCGGCGCGTTCGAGGGCGGGGGCGACCATCGCACGGTGATGAGCGCGTGCATTCTGGCGGCGTATGCCGCGGGGGATAGCCGCGTATCCACGCCGTCTGCGGTAGGCAAATCCTACCCCGATTTTTTCAAAGACTTTTCCATTTTGGGAGGGCAAACGGATGGCGATATTCAAGGGTAAACGACTGACGGTAGAACTGTACGGCGAATCGCACGGGGATTGCGTGGGCGCCAAGGTGTCGGGTTTTCCCGCCTTTACCTACGACGAACGCGCGCTCGCGCGGTTTATGGCGCGGCGCAAGGCGTCGGCTTCGGTGTTTTCCACCGCCCGCGTCGAGGCGGACGAACCTATTTTCGAGGGGGTCACGGGCACGCGCATAGAGGGCGACTTTTCCCTCGTCATTCCCAACTGCAATACGCGGTCGCAGGACTACGCCGATTTGTACGGCAAACCCCGTCCCGCGCACGCGGACTACGCTTGGTACGTCAAGGACGGCGTTTTGGACTTTGCGGGAGGCGGTCGATTCTCCGCACGCCTTACCGCGCCCTTTGCCGCGGTGGGCGGGCTTTGCAAGCAGGTTTTATCTGCCCAAGGCGTAGGCGTTTACGCCTACGTCGCGTCCATTGGTCAGGCCGTCGGCACTTCCTATCGCGACGCGTCATTCGACGTGCGCCAAGCCGCAGAGGCCGCTTCCTTCGCCTTCCCCGCCATTTCGGGGGCAGAGGATATGCTCGCCGAGATCGCCGAGGCCAAGGCCGAGTCGGACAGCGTGGGCGGCAAGATAGAGTGCGTGGTCACGGGCTTTCCCGCGGGCGTGGGCGACCACCTTTTCGAGGGGCTGGAGGGCAAGATCGCCTCGTTGGTCTACGCCGTTCCCGCCGTCAAAGGGGTGTCGTTCGGCAGCGGTTTCGACCTCTGCCGTATGCGCGGCAGCGCCGCCAACGATCCCTTGTACTACGACGCGGAGGGCAACGTCCGCTTCGCCACCAATCATCAGGGCGGCGTCAACGGCGGCGTCTCCAACGGCAACTATATTTCGTTGTCCGTCGCCGTCAAACCCACGCCTTCCATCGCCCGCGAACAGCGCACTGTGGATTTGGTCACGGGGCAAAACACGACCATTCGGGTCTCTGGGCGTCACGACGCGTGCGTCGTACCGCGCGCCGTGCCCGTCGTCGAGGCCGCCGTCGCCATCGCTTTATTGGACGAATTGTCGTCAATACCCCCGCACGTATAGGGGTATTCGCTACCAAAACGGCAAAATCCGTGTCGATAGGACACGCGTCGGGCGCCGAAAGCGCCGCAAAAGGAGAACTATATGGATATCACTAACGTCAGACAGCAAATAGATGACATAGACGATCAAATCGTGTCGCTCTATCTCGAGCGACTTGCTTTGGTGGGCGAAGTCGCCCGCTGTAAGGCCGCCACGGGTGCGCCCATAGGAGACGCCGTCCGCGAAAAGGCCATCGTCTACCGCCTTACCAAGGACATTCCCGAGGACGAATTCAAGTTGTACGTCAAGGACTTGTACGACAGCGTCTTCACGTCATCCCGCGCCTATCAAGGGGCGTTATTACGTCGCACCTCGCCCACGGCCGAGTTGCTCCGTTCCATCGTGGCGGCGGGGCAACCCGCTTTCCCCGTATCCGCGTCGGTCGCCTGTCAGGGCGTGTTGGGCGCCAACAGTTACACGGCGGCCGCCAAACTCTTCCCCATAGCGGACGTCACATTTTTCCGCTCGTTCGAGGGCGTGTTCGGCGCGGTGGCCAAGGGTTTGTGTCAATACGGCGTGTTGCCCATCGAAAACAGCACCGCCGGTTCGGTAGGCGAGGTCTACGACCTTATGAAGAAGTACGATTTCCATATCGTCAGAGCCATTCGCGTCAAAATAGACCATTGTCTTGCCGCCGTCAAAGGCGCCAGCGTGCGCTCCGTCAAGACGGTCACGTCTCACCCGCAGGCACTCTCGCAATGCGCCGCCTATCTCAAAAAGCAGGGCTATCTCACCGTCGCCGCCGAGAATACGGCTTCCGCCGCCAAGGCGCTCGCCGCCTCCCAAGACGTCACCGCCGCCGTGCTGTGCTCGGCCGAATGCGCCGCCATCTACGGCTTGGAAGTTTTGGAGTCCTCGGTGCAGGACAGCCCCGCCAACTACACGCGTTTCATCTGCATCGGCAAGGAATTGGAGATTTTCGCAGGCAGCAACAAAATCAGCGTGATGACCAGCCTTCCTCACGAGCCGGGCAGTCTTCACCGCACGTTGGGGCGCTTCGCCTCGCTGGGACTCAATCTCACCAAATTGGCGTCCCGTCCCTTGCCCGATATGCCCTTTGAGTTCATGTTCTACTTCGACTTCGACGGCAACGTGTTCGATCCCAATATCGTCGCGCTCATCGCCGAGTTGGAAAACAGTTCGGGCAACTTCACGTTCTTGGGCAGCTACCAAGAAATCGTATAGGCTATGAAATATTGTTTGATTGGCAAAACCCTATCCCACAGTTATTCCGCTATCCTGCATCGTGCGCGGGGGCTTGACTACGCGTTGGAAGAGGTGTCCGAGGCCGACCTCGCCTCGTTCGTCAAGACCGCCCCCTACGACGGTTTCAACGTCACCATTCCCTACAAGCAGGCCGTCATTCCCTACCTCGACGAGCTTTCCCCCTTGGCCGCTCGATTGGGCGCCGTCAATACGGTGGTGCGCGTAGACGGCCGCACGGTGGGGTACAATACGGACTACGCGGGTTTTTTGGGTGCGTTATCCTACTACGGCTATCCCCCGTACGGCGTTCACGCCGCCGTGTTGGGGACGGGCGGAGCAGGGCAGATGGCCGCGATGGCCTTGCGCGACAGCGGCGCAATCGTCACCGTCGTCAGCCGCCACGGCGAGGTCGATTATATCAACTGCTACGACCGCCTTATGCCCCACCTTATCGTCAACTGCACCCCCGTCGGCACCTATCCCGACGACGCGCCCGCCCCTTTGGACGTGTCGCGCTTCCCCACGCTCGAGTTGGTCTACGACCTCGTGTACAATCCCTACCGCACGCGCCTCGTTTCGGAGGCAAGGCGAGCGGGCGCGCAAGCGCACGGCGGGTTGGCCATGTTGGTCATGCAGGCCTTGGAGTCCGAGCGGATATGGACGGGCGCTTCCTACACGCCGACGGACGCAAAAACCTGCCTACGTACCCTACGAAACGATACCGTCAACCTCGTTTTGATGGGTATGCCATCGTCGGGCAAAACCACCTTGGGGCGTGCCGTGGCCGAGGCGTTGGGCAAGCCGTTCGTGGACGTGGACGACCTCATCACCGCCAAAACGGGGCGCACGCCCAAAGAGATCATCACCTCGGACGGCGAGCCTGCTTTCCGCTCGATAGAGGCCCAAGCCGTGCGCGAAGTATGCGCCCTCAGGGGCGCGGTCGTCGCCCTCGGCGGCGGTAGCGTGCTTTTGTCCGCAAACCGCGATCTTATCCATCGCACCTCGTTCGTCGTCTACGTCAACCGTGACCTTGCGTCCCTTTCGGACGAGGACAGACCGACCTTACGGCAAGCGGGCGCCGCCGCACTCTACGCCGAGCGCGCGCCCATCTATCGCGCCCTTGCCGACGCGACGATTTTGAACGACGGCGCGGTTTCGTCCGCCGTCAACGCCATTCTTACCGCCTATGAAACTATTAGTGATTAACGGACCCAATCTCAATATGGTGGGCATACGCGAGCCCGACCTCTACGGCAAGCGCGATTATCGCGCGTTGTGCGACTATATCCGCGCGAGCGCCAAGGACTTGGGCGTCAAAGTTACCCTCTTCCAGTCCAATTCGGAGGGCGCCATCGTCACGGCCATTCAGCGCGCCTTGGGGCGCTACCAAGGCGTCGTCATCAACGCGGGCGCCTACACGCATACTTCGGTGGCCATTTTGGATGCCTTGAAAGCCGTCGCGTTGCCCACGGTCGAAGTGCATCTCACCGATATTGCCGTGCGCGAGGACTTCCGCCGCTTCTCCTACGTTTCCCTCTATGCCGAAAAGGTCGTCAAAGGCAAAGGCTTCGAGGGCTACCGCGAGGCCCTATCCTATTTGGCAAACAAAAAATAGGCGCAAAAGATTACGAGAAATCCATTCTTTCGAACGGGATAAATCTTGCGTTCGCAAGGAGAAATCCAAGGCTCTGCCTTGGGTGAAATCCGACCGTGTCGGGATTTGGATTTTATTGATTCATATGTACGGATATTGTATAATCAAAACGAGGTGAAAATATGGCGGTACAACTGACGTTGGATTTAGCAATGGATTTTTCCGTGAAAGTGCTGAAAGTGACAGAAATCATAAAAGGGCATCTTTCGCTTGTCAGTCAAATAGAACGCAGCGCGACGTCTATCGGCGCGAACATAAGCGAAGCGCAATACGCGCAAAGCAAGGCGGATTTTATATCGAAACTGTATATTGCGTTAAAAGAGTGCAACGAAACGGACTATTGGCTGAAATTGTTTCAACGAGCAAATCTTATATCTACCTTGCAAAGCGAAGATTTGATTCACGACTGTGGTGTGATTCGGCGCAAACTGATACATTCTATTAACACAGCCAAAAGCAACAACGAGTAATCATTTTTATTCTGCGAACCGTTTGGGTATCTCCGCCGACAGGCGTCTATCTCTACCACATCCCGAGCGAACGCTCGGATTTCTCCCGCGTGGTAGCGCGGATTTCGCCCGTGCCGTGGACGGATTTCTCCCGAGCGAATGCTCGGATTTCTCTACGAAAAAGGCGAGGCAGGGACTGACAAATCCCTTACTCGCCTTTTTTCGTACTTCCCACCACGACGCCCAGCGCCTTGGCGTTCAACGCCAGGTCGAAGCGCGATTCGTACCCCGTTTTGTTGACCATGCTCGTGATATGCGTGCGGACGGTATTGATAGAGATACCCAACCGCTCCGCGATTTCCTGATTGCTGTATCCGCCCGTCAACTCGCGCAACACGTCGAGTTCGCGCTCGGTCAGCGCCGACTTCATGGTATCGCCGAAGGGTAGGTCGGGCGCTTTGGTGGGGTACACGGATTCGCCCGCGAGGGTGCGTTTGATGATATCGTCAAGTTTATCCTCGCTGTACTCCTTGTACCAAAAACTCTCCACGCCCGCCTCTTTGGCTACGTCCATCCAACTGCTTTCGGCCGTGCCCGTCACCAAAATAATTTTGATATAGGGTTTCGCTTCTTTTATTCGTTTCGCCGCCGCCAAGCCGTCCACGCCCACGCGCATCACCACGTCCATTATGACGAGGTCGACATCCGTCGCTTCCACGTACTCCAACGCCTCGTCGCACGTTTCGCACGCCAACTCCAATTTGTAATGCGGATTGACGTCGATGACGGTTGCAAACATCTTGCGCGAGTATCGCAAATCGTCCACGATGATCATTCTATACTGTTTGGTCATAATACTCCTTGTTCGCCGTTTTCGGGGCGGCTATCACGCGTAGCGTGCATATTGTCAAAACTCCGTGGCAACTTCACTTTGCCGCAGGCAAAACTTCACCGCGCAAAGCACTTTTGGCTTTGCGCTCGCCCTCGTCACTTTCGATGAGGCGGCACTTTCTTACTATAGCGCACCGTCCCCCAAAAAATCAATAGTTTGCGTATTATTTTCGTAAAATCATTCTTATGGCTACTATGGGGCTGCTTTCCACCGTCATCGTGCCCCCCGCTTCTTCCACCGTTCTTTTGAGGCTCAACAGTCCGCCCGACGGCACGATTTCTCCCTTCGGCGGCTTGCCGTCGTTGGTGATCGTCGCCGCCACTTCTTCGTCCGTCTCGTCGATTTTCACCTCGATAGACCTTGCGTCCGCGTGTTTCACGGCGTTGGTCGCGCACTCCTTGATGGCCTGTGCCAACACCCGCCGTATCTCGATTTGGTGGGGTACGTCCCCCGTCAATTTGATGCCAATGCCGATAGATTCCACCCATTGTACGGTTTCTCTGTACTCATCGGGCACGTCTTCCGCCCCGACGTTTGACGACAGCAACAGTTCGTTGCTACGGCGTATGGCCGTCAATAGCGCCTCGTCGTTTTGGTCCACGTGTTCGAAGTAATATTTACCGAGCAAGAGGATATGGCCTATCTCGTCGTGCACGGTCACACGCGCGTTCAGCAACTCTTTGCTTCTCGCCAATTCTTCCGTCTGGTGGCGCACTTCCAGTTGGCGCAGGCGCACTTCTTCCAATTTGTCGTGTTTGTCTTGCAGTTCTTTGGTGATGCGGTATTGTTCGGTCACGTCGTAGGCCGTGATCTGCGTATATTCCCGTTGGTCCAATAGCACGTTGGACTTGGCGAACGACAGCGCCACGCCCTCGCCGTGCACCAGCACGCTGTCCCCGTGCGCCTCGCCTTTTTCGCACACGTTCGCCCACAATTCCTTCGCCGACGCCGCGGCTTTGCCGAACACTTGCACGCAAAACTCGTTCATGCGCATGTTGACGAGATAGGTCGTCTTGTCCGTACCCACGCACACCGCCACGGGCAGCGCGTCGATGGCCGATTTGACCGATTCCGACCACAAATGGGACTTGGCGTAGCGCACGCTTTCCGCCACCGCCACCCCAATAAGGGCGGTATCTATCGCCAATAGAGCCGCTACCGCGCCCCACGGGCACGTCCGTATCCAGTCCACCACGGGCACGGTGCCGCCGACGCTCGCGTGCAACAAGCACCCAAAGAGATACGCGTCCCATACGAAATGCAGAGCGGACAGCGCGACGACGTACGCTTTACGCCGTTGACGGACGGCCATCGTCAGCACGAACAACGCAGCCACGACCGTCAGTAGGGACGCAATGCGCACCACCGCGCCCCACGGAGTATAGATCAATACGCCGATCGTCGTCATACGGCCACCTCCCCCGTGCCGTCCACGAGGAAATAACAGCCCCCGTCTTCCGTCTTCGAGAGGACGGGCAGGGCGGTTTCGGGCAAGGACGGGCGCTTCTTCGCGTTGGCGGATATGCGCAGTTTGCCCCCCTCGAAGGCCACGACGATACGCGTCGCCACGGGCATCAAAGCCTCTATCACGTCCTCGAAGGTTTGGTAGAGCGCAAAGGCCGTTTCGGCCTCCAACGCGCCCTCCGTCAGCACGTTGACGCCCGCGTGGATGTTACGATATTTGAGGTAACGTAGGGGCTCATCCATAGCCAAATCCATATCGGCGTAGGTTATTTTGCCCCCGTCCGCCATCGTCAATAGCATATTCGAGCCGCGCTTGACGAAGGCCTGCCGCACCAGCACTTCGGCGACGATCGGGCGGAAGGCGGGCGTCGGCCTCGGTCAGCAGTTCGTTTATCTTGCGCTGCCTCGTCGCCATCACCTCGCGCACGTTGCGATAGATCTCGTTGCGCTGTCGCACCCGCGCGGCCTCCACCTGCAATTCGTTTTCCCGCTTGATGAGGGCGTTCTCTTCCTCGATGGTGGCGTTGGCGGCCGCCAATCGGTCGTTCAAGGCGTGTATATCGCGGCGATCTTCGGTGTAGAAGACGTATCCCGCCTCGCCCAATCGGTGCGCCCACAGCACGGTATCGCGGTCGAGTGGTTTTTCTCCTTCCGTCGCTTGCGCGAGGTCCTCTCGTCGGGCCTCTATCGCGGTTTCCGTGCGCCACCTCGGCACGAGGTCGTTGTCCGTAATGACGGCCGCGAGCCGCATTTTTGCGAAAACGCCCGCGTAATTCTCGTTGTACGGTATGAGCCGCAGGCGAATACTGCATTCAAACACCGCCAGCATACCGAACACGGACAATTCGGGCATGCTGTACGCATTGTGAAAGCTGCCGTTCCCCGACGTATAATTGTCAAAGGTCAACACGAGCGCGTAGGCCAATATGACGCCCACGGGGATGAGCGCTTTCAGCCAATGCTGGGTTTTCTTGGTCACGCTCACCAAGAGTCCCACGCCCAGCACCGCCTCGGATACGAATATCGTCCATATCACGTAATAGAACGGCCCGTAGCCGTAGGTGTCCGGCTGCCCCGTGATGGGCACGGTGACGAACGGCTCGAATACGAGGTAGTGCCACTCGTTGGTGCATACCAAAAGGAAGAAAACCGCGGGCACCACGAGGAGCCATCGTTCGTCCACGTGAACGTCCGTCGCCCCCCGCCATTCGGTCGAATAGATACACGCCATCAAAAAGAGTGCGGGTATGAAAAGGTAGGGTACGTAGTATAGGTACCAGGTCCATTGATAGACGTAGGCGTCGCTTGGTTGTACGAAGCGGTAGCGCACCGTGCGCAATACCAAAAAGAACACCATCAGCCACGCCGCCGCCGCTATATACAGCCGCGCTCTCGTGGGCAGTAGCCGCGTGCGCACCGACCAATACCACGCCAGCACCAGCCCGATATAGCCGAACGTGATTACGCAAAACAAGAGCGCCGCGAGGTCGTGCAACTCCCACTCGAAGTAGTGCAATAGTCCCAGTAGGGCGAACGTCGCCCCGAAGACCAGCGTGTACATTATCGATCTTTTCCGTTTCATTCTACTTGCCTTGTCTCTCCGTGGTTGGCCCTGTCAACAATATCGCAAATCCCCGCACCGTTGCGCCCGAAGGATCCCCTAAGTAGAGTCACCCTTCCTCCGTCATGTTGAGCCACAATGGCAACTGCCATTGTGTGTCGAAACATCCCCTAAGCAGAGGTACTAAACGTCTTCCTCGTTACTTCACCTCTATCCCTACCGCAACTTGCGCTTAGCGCAAACTTCACTCGAGGCGGTGCCTTGAACTTCACTTGCATAGCAAACTTCACTTTCGCATAGCGAATACTTCACCGCGCCTTGCGCAGGGAGTTCTCCCTCTATTCTACACCCGCCGTGTCCAAAAATCAATCACTTTTCCCCTCGACTTGTCATTCCGCCCCGCCTCGCTCCTCGTTTTCCCCTCGCCGACAGACTCTATCCTTACCGCAACGCACCGAGAGGTGCTATTCACGGAGGCATTGGCCTTCAATTCACGCGGGCACAGCCCGCAATTCACGGCGCATAGCCGCCAATTCACCGCGCGGCACAGGCATCTATCCCTACCGCAACTTGCGCTTTGCGCAAACTTCACTCAAGGCGGGGCCTTGAACTTCACTTGCATAGCAAACTTCACTTTCGCATAGCGAATACTTCACCGCGTGTCGCGATTCGGATTTTGCTATTAGAGGTGGGCGGAAAATTCGACGCGACGCGCAAAAATCTTCATTTTTCTCAATTTTCCAAAAAAAATGCTCTGCCTCATCACTTGTGAGGATATGCTCGCGCCCCCGCGTATGGTATAATGATGGCAAAGTGTCGCAGTGTCGTCATACGCTGTGAAGAAAAACCTAAAGGAGGTACATATATGACAAGTAAACTCAACTTGCGTCTGACGCTCGCTACGGTTGCCATTGTGGTGGTATTGGCTATCGTACTCGGGCTTATCGTGACGCTCACCCCCGCCGTGCAAACGGCGAGCGCCGAGATAGAAATCGGCGGCGGTTGGTATAATCACACGGTCTACGAGTGGGAAGACCCTGCGGATGATGCCAACCTTGCCTACATCCGTGTGTTGGATAACACCAGCGCGGAGTACTACGATTTCTTCTGGACTACTTCGAACA harbors:
- the aroB gene encoding 3-dehydroquinate synthase, which produces MDSVKGGFDIAVCTDSRYVVRVREDMADFAATAALAAGRNVAVVSDDVVDALYGDAVAAQFVGKSVLRVVVPHGEAHKAPAEYVSILNRLAEAGFTREDTVVALGGGVVGDLAGFAAATYMRGVRLIAVPTSLLAMVDSSVGGKTAINIDYGKNLCGAFYQPAEVYINTGFLSTLPPREMLCGWGEIIKYAFIDHTIGMTDLEGDVTPLLIAKCVQCKADVVSADEREGGLRKVLNLGHTVGHAIERLSEFSLSHGECVVKGMAAVLAMSRLYYGLSDETYRRALAVLSVKGHDLSNPYAPMEIIAQLVNDKKSGEKGVDMVLIDNDLCARIVRLTYADIGSLLL
- the aroA gene encoding 3-phosphoshikimate 1-carboxyvinyltransferase; the protein is MSVIVRPHSLRGTVQAPPSKSYAHRYLIAAYLSGRPCTIVGAGDSRDIRATLGALGALGLRYRREGDDVAVLGVEHPNKATVYCHESGSTLRFLLPVAAALGIPSAFTAAAGLTARPVEGLVTALNAHGAAIDGLRVSGRLTAGEYVVDGTVSSQYITGLLFALPLLDWDSRVVVSGGMVSKAYVDVTLDVLSVAGVSVEKTAYGFSVRGRQTYRLPDAVNVEGDWSAAAFMLAAGALGGPVTVANLDPRSLQGDAAILSVLDRLGAHVRVSDRAVTVSRGALRAFSVDVDEIPDLAQIIAVLAAYAEGDSILSGVERLRLKESDRLAAITDMFAASGVRCRLVGRTLVVTGGTPAGGAFEGGGDHRTVMSACILAAYAAGDSRVSTPSAVGKSYPDFFKDFSILGGQTDGDIQG
- a CDS encoding four helix bundle protein — its product is MAVQLTLDLAMDFSVKVLKVTEIIKGHLSLVSQIERSATSIGANISEAQYAQSKADFISKLYIALKECNETDYWLKLFQRANLISTLQSEDLIHDCGVIRRKLIHSINTAKSNNE
- a CDS encoding prephenate dehydrogenase; its protein translation is MNIGIIGLGLMGGSFGRTLVKRTPHTVYGWDVNPAVMQKAELLRAYHEPLTENNARTLDMLVVSIYPRDFASAVASYLPLLPKGCYVTDFCGTKRTVVAAMRGFAETYPDLVFVGGHPMAGREFSGVEHATYTLFDRASMLLVPVNADIYALDSLKKFYLSVGFGAVHVTDWQYHDKMIAFTSQLCHIVSNAYIKNEAAESHDGFSAGSYRDLTRVARLNPTMWSQLMMENREELSAELGELIANLSAYKVALDEGDRDRLYALLDEGNRRKLAIDARSTKNG
- a CDS encoding 3-dehydroquinate dehydratase; the protein is MKLLVINGPNLNMVGIREPDLYGKRDYRALCDYIRASAKDLGVKVTLFQSNSEGAIVTAIQRALGRYQGVVINAGAYTHTSVAILDALKAVALPTVEVHLTDIAVREDFRRFSYVSLYAEKVVKGKGFEGYREALSYLANKK
- the aroC gene encoding chorismate synthase; protein product: MAIFKGKRLTVELYGESHGDCVGAKVSGFPAFTYDERALARFMARRKASASVFSTARVEADEPIFEGVTGTRIEGDFSLVIPNCNTRSQDYADLYGKPRPAHADYAWYVKDGVLDFAGGGRFSARLTAPFAAVGGLCKQVLSAQGVGVYAYVASIGQAVGTSYRDASFDVRQAAEAASFAFPAISGAEDMLAEIAEAKAESDSVGGKIECVVTGFPAGVGDHLFEGLEGKIASLVYAVPAVKGVSFGSGFDLCRMRGSAANDPLYYDAEGNVRFATNHQGGVNGGVSNGNYISLSVAVKPTPSIAREQRTVDLVTGQNTTIRVSGRHDACVVPRAVPVVEAAVAIALLDELSSIPPHV
- a CDS encoding response regulator transcription factor, which translates into the protein MTKQYRMIIVDDLRYSRKMFATVIDVNPHYKLELACETCDEALEYVEATDVDLVIMDVVMRVGVDGLAAAKRIKEAKPYIKIILVTGTAESSWMDVAKEAGVESFWYKEYSEDKLDDIIKRTLAGESVYPTKAPDLPFGDTMKSALTERELDVLRELTGGYSNQEIAERLGISINTVRTHITSMVNKTGYESRFDLALNAKALGVVVGSTKKGE
- a CDS encoding chorismate mutase, giving the protein MDITNVRQQIDDIDDQIVSLYLERLALVGEVARCKAATGAPIGDAVREKAIVYRLTKDIPEDEFKLYVKDLYDSVFTSSRAYQGALLRRTSPTAELLRSIVAAGQPAFPVSASVACQGVLGANSYTAAAKLFPIADVTFFRSFEGVFGAVAKGLCQYGVLPIENSTAGSVGEVYDLMKKYDFHIVRAIRVKIDHCLAAVKGASVRSVKTVTSHPQALSQCAAYLKKQGYLTVAAENTASAAKALAASQDVTAAVLCSAECAAIYGLEVLESSVQDSPANYTRFICIGKELEIFAGSNKISVMTSLPHEPGSLHRTLGRFASLGLNLTKLASRPLPDMPFEFMFYFDFDGNVFDPNIVALIAELENSSGNFTFLGSYQEIV